A part of Chloroflexota bacterium genomic DNA contains:
- a CDS encoding AAA family ATPase: MAKNNESATILLVSKNPSVIEATRTTLAEQDELKLLEKEITQENLLSVISQLKPDVVLLDFGFQHHPFYLVDKLASDFPKSAVVALLSEAEMVNLDRVVLSGARAFLQYPFQSEKLVIIIKRVLELLERNQTTPTEGTLMENIINAKNTYTVFSPKGGAGTTTVAINLAISLNKALNEDVLLIDGKHLFGHVALFLNLFTGNSITDLIAHAGKLDQQLIKQVVEQHASGVYVLPSPNSISQAQGIKPENLFTVVQSLQEVFPNIIIDGGNYLDENTVTYMDSSDKILLVLNPDLASMRDARQFLEIASTLSYPKEKMLFLLNMVGRKADVKSDEIESILKMKVFGKIPADENLALSCLNEGVPIVMKKGRHPISRAYTDITKDLLKLIQSPEGK; this comes from the coding sequence ATGGCGAAAAACAACGAATCCGCAACAATACTCCTGGTTTCGAAGAATCCATCAGTCATTGAGGCAACCAGAACCACTCTGGCAGAACAAGATGAGTTGAAACTGCTTGAAAAGGAAATCACACAGGAGAACTTACTGAGTGTGATTTCACAATTGAAACCAGATGTTGTCCTCCTCGACTTTGGTTTTCAACATCATCCATTTTATTTGGTAGATAAACTTGCCTCTGATTTTCCTAAGAGCGCCGTAGTTGCGTTACTTTCAGAAGCGGAAATGGTTAATTTGGATCGGGTTGTTTTGTCAGGTGCCAGAGCATTTCTGCAGTACCCTTTCCAATCGGAAAAATTAGTGATCATCATCAAGCGAGTATTGGAACTTTTAGAACGCAATCAAACCACACCGACTGAAGGTACCCTTATGGAGAATATTATCAACGCGAAAAACACATATACTGTATTTAGTCCTAAAGGTGGGGCAGGAACAACAACAGTTGCCATTAACCTGGCAATCAGCCTGAATAAGGCGCTTAACGAGGACGTCTTATTGATTGATGGTAAGCATTTGTTTGGGCATGTCGCACTGTTCTTGAACCTGTTCACTGGCAACTCGATCACCGATTTGATTGCTCATGCCGGAAAGTTGGACCAGCAATTGATCAAACAAGTTGTGGAGCAGCATGCATCCGGTGTTTATGTGCTGCCCAGTCCAAATTCGATTTCTCAGGCCCAAGGGATCAAACCCGAGAACCTTTTCACTGTCGTTCAAAGCCTACAAGAAGTCTTCCCGAATATCATTATTGATGGCGGCAATTACTTGGATGAAAACACGGTCACTTACATGGATTCATCGGATAAGATCCTGCTCGTCCTGAATCCTGATCTTGCCTCCATGCGCGATGCCAGGCAATTCCTTGAAATTGCCTCAACGCTCTCTTATCCGAAAGAAAAGATGCTGTTCCTCCTCAATATGGTCGGCAGAAAAGCCGATGTGAAGAGCGATGAGATTGAGAGCATCTTGAAGATGAAGGTATTTGGCAAAATTCCTGCTGATGAAAATCTGGCACTCAGTTGTTTGAATGAGGGCGTTCCGATTGTGATGAAGAAGGGCCGCCATCCGATCAGTCGGGCCTATACCGATATTACGAAAGATTTGCTGAAGTTGATCCAGAGCCCTGAAGGTAAATAG
- a CDS encoding flagella basal body P-ring formation protein FlgA, translating to MSNKAKVFLIVIAGLILVAVGVFASILLVQRYQAAQTPVNVEEETVKTTVVVLTRDLSLGDRIETGDVELASVPVEIAPRDVLSTLDAAVGKMVKTDMIQGEMVLLHNLADPTNNIGDISFILSEDHILMAFPANDLMSRNSMVQRGDIVDIFATFDEEVETVGDTPAATDEENEPQTRTFTVDTMQRISVTALVVDVIEASNTNTEENMLNTNNQQSTAVKGTIEAYLFALSPQDALILKHLKDTNAIFDIVLRAPTSTMQFELTPVTAEYIIEFYGLEILP from the coding sequence TTGTCAAACAAAGCTAAAGTATTCTTGATAGTTATTGCGGGGTTGATCCTCGTCGCTGTGGGTGTTTTTGCCAGTATATTATTGGTCCAACGTTACCAGGCAGCCCAAACCCCCGTTAATGTTGAGGAAGAGACAGTCAAAACCACTGTTGTCGTATTGACACGTGATCTTTCTCTTGGTGACCGAATTGAGACCGGCGATGTCGAACTGGCGAGTGTGCCAGTGGAAATCGCCCCCCGCGATGTGCTTTCCACACTGGATGCCGCTGTGGGCAAGATGGTCAAAACTGATATGATCCAGGGTGAGATGGTGCTCCTCCATAATTTAGCTGATCCGACCAACAACATCGGCGATATCAGCTTTATTTTAAGTGAGGATCATATCCTGATGGCCTTCCCAGCCAATGACTTGATGAGCCGCAACAGCATGGTCCAGCGGGGTGACATCGTTGATATCTTTGCCACCTTTGACGAAGAGGTTGAGACTGTTGGCGATACCCCCGCGGCGACTGATGAGGAAAATGAGCCTCAGACGAGGACATTCACGGTTGACACCATGCAACGGATCAGTGTTACGGCGCTTGTGGTAGATGTGATCGAAGCATCAAATACCAACACAGAAGAGAATATGTTGAACACCAATAATCAACAGTCGACGGCTGTGAAAGGGACGATTGAAGCCTATCTCTTCGCTTTATCCCCCCAGGACGCTCTGATTCTGAAGCACCTTAAAGATACAAATGCCATCTTCGATATTGTACTTCGTGCGCCCACATCAACCATGCAATTTGAACTGACACCCGTTACCGCTGAATACATTATTGAATTTTATGGTCTTGAGATCTTACCTTGA
- a CDS encoding flp pilus-assembly TadE/G-like family protein — protein sequence MKKFRVNEKFEIGQTLPFIVLMLFVIIGMVALVLDGGSVMANRRTAQVAADSGAMAGANRACYGYYDAEAVAEAYATNNGATSTSVTVTGSTVSVEATVENPSFFAKIFGRETLTALADATAGCYPLKGAGAVMPVAWSCRPSVGGAGFDEGKDCQINSLDWDGLLEPLVNGEVSSISIPGNDGTFKMDGDEIINRVTGDPPSQIYILMDEEKTVDDVTCIEDNPTYPGALVCDHDGDGQSDFRFGGARGWLYLEDKLKPQDALSDGFDGTLSPVIWLPSDNGNMTVAFEAAKDYVVGTVVLVPVYNQLCEGKYNAGNQTIGSCSTAGEDVSPGTGDQKYYRVITLAPFYVTCVHAVPGDPICSGLALAKALNPSLKTNKARTIEGFFLENIDLGLDIALECDVNLGNCTVSIIH from the coding sequence ATGAAGAAGTTCCGCGTTAATGAAAAATTTGAAATAGGTCAGACTTTACCCTTCATTGTGTTGATGCTGTTTGTGATTATTGGGATGGTGGCATTGGTTTTGGATGGCGGATCTGTGATGGCGAACAGGCGTACGGCTCAGGTTGCCGCTGACTCCGGTGCGATGGCAGGCGCTAATCGGGCTTGTTATGGTTATTATGATGCTGAGGCAGTTGCAGAAGCCTATGCCACGAATAATGGTGCAACATCGACTTCTGTAACTGTCACAGGCTCAACCGTCAGTGTTGAGGCGACGGTAGAAAACCCTTCCTTTTTTGCTAAGATTTTTGGCCGAGAAACATTGACCGCTTTGGCAGATGCGACGGCAGGTTGCTATCCCCTTAAAGGCGCGGGTGCTGTTATGCCGGTGGCATGGAGTTGTCGACCTTCAGTAGGCGGTGCAGGGTTTGATGAGGGCAAAGATTGTCAGATCAATTCCTTGGATTGGGATGGCTTGCTTGAACCTCTGGTCAACGGAGAGGTGTCGTCCATCTCCATCCCAGGTAATGATGGGACTTTTAAGATGGATGGGGATGAGATCATAAATAGGGTTACCGGTGATCCACCCAGCCAAATCTATATCTTGATGGATGAGGAAAAAACTGTCGATGATGTAACCTGTATTGAAGATAATCCCACCTATCCTGGTGCACTTGTTTGTGACCATGATGGGGATGGACAAAGTGATTTCCGCTTTGGCGGGGCGCGGGGATGGCTCTATTTGGAGGACAAACTCAAACCTCAGGACGCTTTGTCGGATGGGTTTGATGGAACCCTTTCACCAGTTATCTGGCTGCCTTCTGATAACGGTAATATGACCGTGGCTTTTGAGGCTGCCAAAGATTATGTAGTCGGCACTGTTGTCCTGGTCCCTGTATACAATCAACTCTGTGAAGGGAAATATAATGCTGGCAACCAGACAATTGGCAGCTGTTCCACTGCCGGAGAAGATGTCAGTCCAGGCACAGGCGATCAAAAATACTACCGTGTCATCACCCTGGCCCCATTTTATGTGACTTGTGTTCATGCCGTACCTGGTGATCCCATATGTTCAGGATTGGCACTCGCCAAAGCATTAAACCCCAGTCTGAAAACAAATAAGGCCAGAACAATTGAAGGATTTTTCCTTGAAAATATCGATCTTGGTTTGGATATTGCGCTCGAATGTGATGTCAACCTCGGCAACTGCACAGTATCAATTATTCACTAG
- a CDS encoding pilus assembly protein has translation MKISHSKAGQSLVEFALLLPLLMLLIMGLFDLGRAIFYYAVLNTAVREGTRYAIVQSDCDYRVNTGSCDGGYWESYPLNCADAISVGNVNICNEVRSKLFDVNELSDTVITINHLNNADGEPLIEIEIDFLFEPLTPGIALFGDLNMHVQSQMLRTAVAIPF, from the coding sequence ATGAAAATTTCGCATTCAAAGGCAGGCCAATCTCTGGTCGAATTTGCTCTACTTTTGCCCCTATTGATGTTGCTCATCATGGGCTTGTTTGATCTTGGCCGAGCCATATTTTATTACGCCGTACTCAACACCGCAGTTCGTGAAGGAACCCGTTATGCCATTGTGCAATCGGACTGTGACTATCGAGTTAACACCGGTTCATGTGATGGCGGTTATTGGGAAAGTTATCCCCTCAACTGCGCCGATGCCATTTCGGTGGGCAATGTCAACATTTGCAATGAGGTACGTTCAAAGTTGTTTGATGTCAATGAACTTTCAGACACCGTGATCACGATTAACCATCTAAATAACGCTGATGGTGAGCCGTTGATTGAAATAGAAATTGATTTTTTGTTTGAGCCATTGACGCCTGGAATAGCGTTATTTGGCGATTTAAATATGCACGTTCAATCACAGATGCTGCGGACCGCAGTCGCCATTCCATTTTAG
- a CDS encoding pilus assembly protein — protein sequence MSSDLNFKRRNKRSKGQSMIEMALLLPLLLVLIIGALEFGRLFFTHIVITNAAREGAFYLSTHPEDYDSGTGNAPKAVLAAQAEAANSGVSDITVTITQHNCCTFGLYSVEVTVETDVDDVPILGFFGDIFNVTLLRDGAFHLTASVEMMVQ from the coding sequence ATGTCTAGCGACCTGAATTTTAAACGGAGAAATAAACGTTCCAAAGGTCAATCCATGATCGAAATGGCGTTGTTATTGCCGCTATTATTGGTGTTGATCATTGGCGCTTTGGAGTTCGGACGCCTGTTCTTTACGCATATTGTGATCACGAATGCTGCCAGGGAAGGGGCGTTCTACCTTTCTACACATCCTGAAGATTATGATTCTGGCACAGGAAATGCACCTAAGGCAGTATTAGCAGCGCAAGCTGAGGCGGCAAATTCCGGGGTCTCGGATATTACCGTTACGATCACCCAGCATAACTGCTGTACCTTCGGCTTGTATAGTGTTGAGGTGACAGTTGAGACGGATGTGGATGACGTGCCAATATTAGGTTTTTTTGGTGACATTTTTAATGTCACCCTCCTAAGAGATGGCGCTTTTCATCTGACTGCGTCAGTGGAGATGATGGTTCAATGA
- a CDS encoding Flp family type IVb pilin translates to MLLAQLKQHDEGQGLIEYALIVLLIAIVVIVVLTAVGGEINGVFSDISNELSGAGT, encoded by the coding sequence ATGTTGTTAGCACAGCTCAAACAGCATGATGAAGGACAGGGGTTGATCGAGTATGCTTTGATCGTACTCCTCATCGCTATTGTCGTGATCGTTGTCCTTACCGCAGTTGGTGGTGAAATCAACGGCGTATTCTCTGATATTTCCAACGAACTCAGTGGCGCCGGCACGTAA
- a CDS encoding Flp family type IVb pilin: MIENLVLRPRKSAILEKHEKEEGQGLIEYALIVVLISIVVIIVLGLVGGELNGLFQDIVNGLST, translated from the coding sequence ATGATAGAAAACTTAGTATTGCGGCCCAGAAAAAGTGCGATATTGGAAAAGCACGAAAAAGAAGAGGGACAAGGTTTGATTGAATACGCATTAATTGTTGTCTTGATCTCAATCGTGGTGATTATTGTTTTAGGCCTGGTGGGCGGCGAGCTTAATGGGTTGTTCCAGGATATTGTGAATGGGCTCAGTACTTAA
- a CDS encoding prepilin peptidase — protein sequence MEYILTAVIGILLGIIINFFADILPSDSGLSMPACASCQRPLSLKDYLYEYKCSHCGTRLPARNLLVILVSAAISFLLKFFPPALLGYWAALPVTALLGIIFVIDIEHHAVLLETTGAGFILFLTYGLIFLGWKKSLLGALGGLLITLAFYFLGILVSKIVGAIRKKKLSEVAFGLGDVMATTIFGLLVGWPAIVGVIIIAIVSFALVSVIALIVLILTKKYSAFSNALPFAPFLIFGIIMIFYI from the coding sequence ATGGAATATATACTTACTGCGGTCATCGGAATTCTCCTGGGAATCATCATCAACTTTTTTGCCGATATCCTTCCGAGTGACTCAGGGCTGTCCATGCCCGCTTGCGCATCCTGTCAGCGCCCTTTATCCCTGAAAGATTACCTTTACGAATATAAGTGTTCGCACTGCGGCACCAGGCTGCCTGCCAGGAACCTGCTGGTCATTCTCGTCTCAGCCGCCATCAGCTTCCTGCTCAAGTTCTTCCCGCCGGCCCTATTGGGTTATTGGGCCGCACTGCCCGTCACGGCTCTGTTAGGCATCATCTTCGTCATTGATATCGAACATCATGCTGTCCTGCTGGAGACCACCGGTGCCGGCTTCATTCTCTTTCTCACCTATGGTCTTATCTTTCTGGGTTGGAAGAAATCCCTCTTGGGTGCTTTAGGTGGGCTGCTCATCACCCTGGCGTTCTACTTCCTCGGGATCCTGGTTTCAAAGATCGTGGGGGCCATACGCAAGAAGAAATTATCGGAGGTTGCTTTTGGCCTCGGGGATGTCATGGCCACGACAATCTTCGGCTTGCTGGTTGGCTGGCCGGCCATTGTGGGCGTCATCATCATCGCCATTGTCTCATTCGCTCTGGTTTCCGTGATCGCCCTGATTGTGCTCATCCTGACAAAAAAATATAGCGCCTTCTCCAATGCGCTCCCGTTTGCCCCCTTCCTGATTTTTGGGATCATCATGATCTTTTATATCTAA
- a CDS encoding DUF192 domain-containing protein: MLKMVSIVNQTSPTGEIQVKVCESFFSRLRGLMFTKEINPEGGIIMDEKVPSRMNASIHMLFMNYAIAVIWLDRDLVVVDKVLAKPWALAYLPKVAARYVIELHPSRLDDFAEGDRIELVGEGS, encoded by the coding sequence GTGTTGAAGATGGTATCGATTGTCAATCAGACTTCTCCAACCGGAGAAATCCAGGTGAAGGTGTGCGAATCCTTTTTCAGCCGGCTGCGGGGTTTGATGTTTACCAAGGAGATCAACCCAGAGGGCGGGATCATCATGGACGAGAAAGTCCCCTCCCGGATGAATGCATCAATCCATATGCTCTTTATGAACTATGCCATCGCCGTGATCTGGTTGGATAGGGACCTGGTTGTGGTGGATAAGGTGCTGGCAAAACCGTGGGCTTTAGCCTATCTGCCCAAGGTGGCCGCCAGATATGTGATCGAACTGCACCCATCCCGGTTGGATGATTTCGCTGAAGGGGACCGGATAGAACTGGTGGGTGAGGGCAGCTGA